One Paenibacillus riograndensis SBR5 DNA segment encodes these proteins:
- the yhbY gene encoding ribosome assembly RNA-binding protein YhbY → MLTGKQKRYLRSLAHHLDAVFQVGKGGVNDHLIRHIEEAIEKRELMKISVLNNNTDDPKEIGAALAEQSGSELVQVIGKTIILYKESRDNKTIELPR, encoded by the coding sequence ATGTTAACTGGAAAACAAAAACGCTATCTCCGCTCGCTGGCGCATCATCTGGATGCTGTATTTCAAGTTGGCAAAGGCGGGGTCAACGACCATCTGATCCGCCATATTGAAGAGGCGATTGAAAAACGGGAGCTGATGAAGATCAGCGTGCTGAACAACAATACGGATGATCCGAAGGAAATCGGCGCCGCACTTGCGGAGCAGTCAGGCTCCGAGCTGGTGCAGGTCATCGGCAAGACGATCATTCTGTACAAGGAGTCACGCGACAACAAAACCATCGAGCTGCCCCGCTAA
- a CDS encoding TetR/AcrR family transcriptional regulator: MERQIEKQHQMRQKLTNRLLLHVRKNGFQGLKMDEISKIMDISRATLYKYFSTKEDIITFIVSAFVEYIHEIIEDSDSDQLFVQRFQQTFEQTILLKEYITDIFLRELENSYPENYERLKEAMKQREDQELAFYDEGIKEGFFNKIDGRLIIMQDEILSNVLDVKYLMENHLTVYQVLFDYYTLKKFQLFKPDKIKMMDDNLMIPRIEHMAQKISKNLY, translated from the coding sequence ATGGAACGGCAGATTGAAAAACAACATCAGATGAGGCAAAAGCTTACTAACAGATTGTTATTACACGTTAGAAAAAATGGGTTTCAAGGTTTGAAGATGGATGAAATCTCAAAGATTATGGATATAAGCAGGGCGACTTTATATAAATATTTCTCCACCAAAGAAGATATTATTACGTTTATTGTGAGTGCTTTTGTCGAATACATCCACGAGATTATTGAAGATTCTGACTCTGATCAATTATTCGTTCAGCGATTTCAGCAAACATTTGAACAAACAATCTTATTAAAAGAGTACATCACAGACATTTTCCTAAGGGAACTTGAAAATAGTTACCCTGAGAACTATGAGCGGCTAAAAGAAGCCATGAAGCAACGAGAAGATCAGGAATTGGCTTTTTATGATGAAGGAATAAAAGAGGGTTTTTTTAATAAGATTGATGGCAGGCTTATCATTATGCAAGATGAGATTCTAAGTAACGTTTTAGATGTAAAGTACTTGATGGAGAATCATTTGACCGTGTATCAGGTGCTATTTGACTATTACACTCTAAAGAAATTCCAGTTGTTTAAACCTGATAAAATTAAAATGATGGATGACAACCTGATGATCCCTAGAATTGAGCATATGGCACAAAAAATTTCGAAGAACTTGTATTAA
- a CDS encoding class I SAM-dependent DNA methyltransferase has translation MSSYGKFAYVYDELMADMPYPDWLAFAEAAWSKYGKPLTVAELGCGTGSITIPLAASGYHMTGIDLSSDMLSVAQMKMERHPQGRRFLREGSVRWVRQNMKEWELPEPVDSVISFCDCLNYVLEERDITSVFECTYAGLKAGGTFLFDVHHPNTLIRYEEEQPFVLDEPAVSYIWTCEMDVPRREIEHHLSIFAREEGGSGLYRRFEETHIQRAYDPEWMAEELRKAGFSEVKVYADFEWVEADDSAGRLFYVAVK, from the coding sequence GTGTCTTCCTATGGGAAATTTGCATATGTATACGATGAACTGATGGCGGATATGCCGTATCCGGATTGGCTGGCCTTTGCGGAGGCGGCATGGAGCAAATACGGCAAGCCCCTGACGGTTGCAGAGCTGGGATGCGGAACCGGAAGCATCACCATTCCGCTCGCGGCCTCCGGCTACCACATGACGGGAATTGACTTGTCTTCGGATATGCTCTCCGTGGCACAGATGAAGATGGAGCGCCATCCGCAGGGGCGGCGTTTTCTGCGCGAGGGCAGTGTGCGCTGGGTTCGGCAGAACATGAAGGAATGGGAGCTGCCGGAACCGGTCGATTCAGTCATTTCCTTTTGCGATTGCCTGAATTATGTGCTGGAAGAGCGGGATATCACCTCCGTATTTGAATGCACCTATGCCGGTCTTAAGGCCGGAGGCACCTTCCTCTTCGATGTGCATCATCCGAATACACTCATCCGTTATGAGGAGGAGCAGCCGTTTGTGCTGGACGAGCCTGCGGTATCGTATATCTGGACCTGTGAAATGGATGTTCCGCGCCGGGAGATTGAGCATCATCTGTCCATCTTCGCCCGTGAAGAGGGAGGGAGCGGCCTGTACCGCCGTTTTGAAGAGACGCACATCCAGCGGGCCTATGACCCGGAGTGGATGGCAGAAGAGCTGCGGAAGGCGGGCTTCAGCGAAGTGAAGGTCTACGCCGATTTTGAGTGGGTGGAGGCCGACGACAGCGCCGGACGGCTGTTCTATGTAGCGGTAAAATAA
- the rsfS gene encoding ribosome silencing factor codes for MTIESSKLLQLALKAAEDKKAMNVVALDLRSVSPISDYFVICHGNSDTQVQAIATEVRKVVHEAGGVIRGIEGMDAARWVLMDLGDVIVHVFHRDEREYYNIERLWSDAKVVEPV; via the coding sequence ATGACGATAGAATCAAGCAAGCTTTTGCAATTGGCCCTTAAAGCCGCCGAAGATAAAAAAGCAATGAATGTGGTTGCGCTTGACCTGCGCAGCGTGTCACCGATCAGCGACTATTTTGTCATCTGCCACGGGAATTCCGACACACAGGTACAGGCTATTGCCACAGAAGTACGCAAGGTGGTTCATGAAGCCGGCGGCGTAATCCGCGGCATTGAAGGCATGGATGCAGCCCGCTGGGTCCTGATGGATCTGGGAGACGTGATTGTGCATGTCTTCCACCGCGATGAGCGCGAATACTACAATATCGAGCGTCTGTGGTCCGACGCCAAGGTTGTGGAACCCGTATGA
- a CDS encoding CvfB family protein produces the protein MSLIAGTTVTLEVLREVSPYGYFLGAGGQEVMLHYTELVGSKPKTGDKVEVFIFFDTEDRLAATMKKPFLTLGEMALLEVADIHPRLGCFLEMGLGRQLLLPIRELPELVELRPQVGDKVFVLMEHDKQGRLRAKLAGEQELAPLALPAPASWMGQTVKARVYKPLQMGTFVLVDGGVLGFGIIGMVHSSERSRLLRLGEEFEARVSHIREDGRVNLSMSQRKEIGRDVDSAALLDFLKERPGGAMPYSDATPPEIIKQRFGISKSAFKRALGKLMKEGLVTQKENWTYLARSEEDGADQGQSKDNGVPGS, from the coding sequence ATGAGTCTGATTGCCGGAACTACGGTTACATTGGAAGTTTTGCGTGAGGTGTCCCCTTACGGGTACTTCCTGGGCGCGGGCGGCCAGGAAGTCATGCTGCACTATACGGAACTCGTTGGCAGCAAGCCTAAGACTGGAGACAAGGTGGAGGTATTCATCTTCTTCGATACGGAGGACCGCCTGGCGGCCACAATGAAGAAGCCGTTCCTGACTCTGGGCGAGATGGCCCTGCTGGAAGTGGCGGACATTCATCCCCGCCTGGGCTGCTTCCTGGAGATGGGGCTGGGACGGCAGCTGCTGCTGCCGATCCGTGAGCTCCCGGAGCTGGTTGAGCTGCGTCCGCAGGTAGGCGATAAGGTATTTGTGCTCATGGAGCATGACAAGCAGGGGCGCCTGCGCGCCAAGCTGGCCGGGGAGCAGGAGCTTGCACCGCTTGCCCTTCCTGCGCCTGCCTCCTGGATGGGGCAGACGGTTAAGGCCCGCGTGTACAAGCCGCTGCAGATGGGTACCTTTGTGCTTGTGGACGGCGGTGTGCTGGGCTTCGGAATCATCGGCATGGTCCATTCCTCCGAACGCAGCCGCCTGCTGCGGCTCGGCGAGGAATTCGAGGCCCGCGTCTCCCATATCCGTGAAGACGGCCGGGTGAATCTGTCCATGTCGCAGCGCAAGGAAATCGGCCGGGATGTTGATTCCGCCGCGCTGCTGGACTTCCTGAAGGAACGTCCGGGCGGAGCGATGCCGTATTCGGATGCCACACCGCCGGAGATCATCAAGCAGCGGTTTGGCATCAGCAAGTCGGCATTCAAGCGTGCCCTCGGCAAGCTGATGAAGGAAGGTCTTGTTACGCAAAAGGAGAATTGGACCTATCTGGCCCGCAGCGAAGAGGATGGAGCGGATCAAGGACAGTCCAAGGACAACGGGGTGCCCGGATCATAA
- the aroE gene encoding shikimate dehydrogenase, with protein MTTANGQYGNKDILLGVMGDPIAHTKSPLMHTAALKALGIPGAYVPLHIAPGQLGEAIQAIRTLGFRGVNVTIPHKVAVMEYIDRIDDSAVAVGAVNTVVNDDGVLTGYNTDGIGYVRSLKAEATPDLAGSRILVIGAGGAARGIIAALLLEHPAAVVIANRTVEKSKQLAEAFQGKGTVNGIGNDEIAAHIADMDIVINTTSVGMYPHIDAMPIDPALLREGMIVSDLIYNPLQTRLLTESLQRGCRIHGGLGMFVYQGAYSLEYWSGRSAPVDIMRQTIIDCLGGSA; from the coding sequence GTGACAACTGCAAACGGCCAGTACGGGAACAAGGATATACTGCTGGGGGTAATGGGTGATCCTATCGCCCATACCAAATCCCCGCTTATGCATACAGCGGCCTTGAAGGCGCTCGGCATTCCGGGAGCCTATGTTCCGTTGCATATTGCCCCCGGCCAGTTAGGTGAAGCCATTCAGGCAATCCGAACACTGGGATTCCGCGGGGTGAACGTGACCATTCCGCATAAGGTAGCGGTGATGGAATATATAGACAGGATTGATGACAGCGCGGTGGCTGTCGGAGCGGTCAACACGGTGGTCAATGACGATGGCGTTCTGACCGGATACAATACGGACGGGATTGGTTATGTCCGCTCGCTGAAAGCGGAAGCAACGCCGGATTTGGCAGGCTCCCGGATTCTTGTCATCGGGGCCGGCGGGGCGGCAAGAGGGATTATTGCCGCGCTGCTGCTGGAACATCCGGCGGCAGTGGTGATTGCGAACCGGACGGTGGAGAAGTCGAAGCAGCTGGCGGAGGCTTTTCAGGGCAAAGGTACGGTTAACGGCATCGGAAACGATGAGATCGCAGCCCATATTGCGGATATGGATATTGTAATCAATACGACCTCCGTAGGCATGTACCCCCATATAGACGCTATGCCAATCGACCCCGCCTTACTCCGTGAAGGCATGATTGTCAGTGATTTGATCTACAATCCGCTGCAGACCAGGCTGCTTACGGAGAGCCTGCAGCGGGGCTGCCGGATTCACGGCGGCCTGGGCATGTTCGTCTACCAGGGAGCTTATTCGCTTGAGTACTGGAGCGGCCGGAGCGCTCCGGTGGATATCATGCGGCAGACAATTATAGATTGTCTCGGCGGCAGCGCCTAA
- the yqeK gene encoding bis(5'-nucleosyl)-tetraphosphatase (symmetrical) YqeK: protein MALSREALIEAVSAQMPDKRWKHTLGVMETSVKLAERYGGDPVRAETAAILHDVAKYWPVERMKEIIEANGLSAELLSYDKQLWHAEVGAFVAGDEYGITDPEVLDAIRYHTSGRENMGLLEKIVCLADYIEPGRDFPGVDHIRKLSKASLEEGLLAGFDSTISLLLQKRQIVFPLTVLARNDLVRILEDKI from the coding sequence ATGGCACTCAGCCGCGAAGCGCTGATTGAAGCCGTCTCCGCACAGATGCCCGACAAACGCTGGAAGCACACACTGGGCGTGATGGAGACATCGGTGAAGCTGGCAGAACGTTACGGCGGTGACCCCGTCCGTGCCGAAACGGCGGCGATTCTGCATGATGTGGCCAAATACTGGCCGGTCGAACGAATGAAGGAGATCATTGAGGCAAACGGGCTGTCCGCCGAGCTGCTGAGCTATGACAAGCAGCTGTGGCATGCGGAGGTGGGCGCTTTTGTGGCCGGGGATGAATACGGGATTACCGATCCTGAGGTGCTGGATGCTATACGGTACCATACCTCCGGGCGCGAGAACATGGGCCTGCTGGAGAAGATCGTATGTCTCGCTGATTATATTGAACCGGGGCGGGATTTTCCGGGGGTAGATCATATCCGCAAGCTGTCCAAGGCAAGTCTGGAGGAAGGGCTGCTGGCCGGATTCGACTCCACGATCAGCCTGCTGCTGCAGAAGCGGCAGATTGTGTTTCCGCTCACCGTACTGGCCCGCAACGACCTAGTAAGAATATTGGAGGATAAAATATGA
- a CDS encoding aldo/keto reductase, with protein sequence MQTRILGQQGLKVSSIGLGTMGMTMAYGPSNENEGIATIRRAYELGVNFFDTAELYGYGNGHNEQLLGKAVKDFRDKVVLATKFGFDMTAEQLGTRFNSRPENIRKVAENSLRYLQTDYIDVFYQHIPDPDVPIEEVAGVVGDLIKEGKVKYFGLSNTGSKTIRRAHAVTPVSVLQTEYSIFEREIEDDILPTLNELGIGLVPYSPLGRGFLTDAVKPSHEYPEGDMRRFDERWQGENYIYNLQATEQLKELASDKGISVAELALAWLLNQGENIVPIPGTRSVTRVEQNINAVNVNLTEADLGRIKEILPHGSAGSRYPAGMIENFTRD encoded by the coding sequence ATGCAAACTCGAATTCTTGGTCAACAAGGTTTAAAAGTCTCTTCTATTGGTTTGGGTACTATGGGGATGACAATGGCATACGGTCCTTCAAATGAAAATGAAGGAATAGCGACTATTCGTCGAGCTTATGAGCTTGGAGTTAATTTCTTTGATACGGCAGAATTATATGGATATGGAAATGGTCACAATGAACAGTTGCTGGGTAAAGCTGTGAAGGATTTTCGTGACAAGGTAGTACTGGCTACCAAATTTGGATTTGACATGACAGCCGAGCAGCTCGGAACACGTTTTAACAGCCGTCCAGAAAATATTCGTAAAGTAGCTGAGAACAGTCTTCGCTATCTGCAGACTGATTACATTGATGTTTTCTATCAGCATATCCCTGATCCTGATGTTCCTATCGAGGAAGTAGCCGGGGTCGTTGGAGATCTTATCAAAGAAGGGAAAGTTAAATATTTCGGTTTGAGTAATACGGGTTCCAAAACAATCCGTCGAGCTCACGCAGTTACCCCTGTGTCTGTGCTTCAGACTGAATACTCAATATTCGAACGCGAGATCGAGGACGATATACTACCAACTTTGAATGAATTGGGTATAGGTCTAGTACCTTACTCTCCATTAGGCAGAGGATTCCTGACAGATGCAGTTAAACCATCCCACGAGTATCCCGAAGGAGATATGCGTCGATTCGATGAGCGTTGGCAAGGGGAAAACTATATCTACAACCTACAAGCAACTGAACAACTTAAAGAACTTGCTTCTGACAAAGGTATTTCTGTAGCAGAATTGGCACTAGCTTGGCTTCTTAACCAAGGAGAGAATATCGTCCCAATCCCTGGTACACGCAGTGTTACTCGGGTTGAGCAAAACATTAATGCTGTTAATGTCAATCTTACAGAAGCTGATCTTGGGCGTATTAAAGAGATCCTCCCACATGGATCAGCAGGTAGCCGGTATCCAGCTGGAATGATAGAGAACTTCACAAGAGATTGA
- a CDS encoding nicotinate-nucleotide adenylyltransferase translates to MRVGIMGGTFDPLHIGHMMAAETARESYALEEVWFMPSHIPPHKHEAGASGEERLAMVEGAVRNHAAFGILDLEIARGGVSYTFETITMLQEEYPEHEFFFIVGADMVQYLPKWHGIEELVRRLTFIGVGRPGTPLDLAALPGFIAEKVLLADMPLVDISSTMLRARAAEGKSIRYMVPDAVYDYVQRSGLYGTQPRSAD, encoded by the coding sequence TTGAGAGTTGGAATTATGGGAGGGACCTTTGATCCTCTTCATATCGGCCATATGATGGCAGCGGAGACTGCCAGGGAGTCCTACGCACTGGAAGAGGTATGGTTCATGCCTTCGCATATTCCGCCGCATAAGCATGAGGCCGGTGCGTCGGGCGAGGAACGGCTGGCCATGGTCGAGGGTGCTGTCAGGAATCATGCCGCTTTTGGCATTCTGGACCTCGAAATCGCCAGGGGCGGCGTATCCTACACCTTTGAAACGATTACCATGCTGCAGGAGGAATATCCGGAGCATGAATTTTTTTTCATAGTAGGCGCGGACATGGTCCAGTATCTGCCGAAGTGGCACGGAATTGAAGAGCTGGTGCGGCGTCTGACCTTTATCGGGGTAGGACGGCCGGGCACACCGCTGGATCTTGCGGCCTTGCCCGGCTTCATTGCCGAGAAGGTGCTGCTGGCGGACATGCCGCTCGTGGATATCTCTTCAACGATGCTTCGGGCCCGGGCCGCCGAAGGCAAGTCTATCCGCTATATGGTGCCGGATGCTGTATATGATTATGTTCAAAGGAGTGGATTGTATGGCACTCAGCCGCGAAGCGCTGATTGA